From the genome of Fusarium fujikuroi IMI 58289 draft genome, chromosome FFUJ_chr06:
CCTGACgagccttctcctcggcgAGCTTGGCGGCCTCAGCATCCTccttagccttcttctcagcagcctcacgCTCGAAacgcttcttgttcttggcggcGTTGGCCTCCTGTCGGAATCGCTTGATACGCTCATCACCGGCGGAAGCGTCGTCCAGCAGCTTGCGGAGACGTGCGTTGTcgtcagccttcttcttcttgcgagCGTTGGTGTTCTTGCGCTCCTGGTGTCGCTTCTGGTCACGGTTCTCGTTGTCATCGGGAACATCCTCGTCGAGGTACTCGAAAGTTCTCCAGCTGTCGAAGTTGTACCAGAAGTTGTAGAATTCCTCGACCTGCTCCTTGGTGGCGTCGGCGCTGCCGAATGAGGGGACGGGGTGCGTCTTGGAGAAGCGAGCCTCAGACTTGAAGACCTTGCTCCATGCCTTATAGTAGTCGGTCTTCTGGAGTTGCTTCTTGGTAGGGGGCTCGACGTCGGCCTCCTCATCGACGGAGTCGAACTGGCGGCGCTTGATGGGGTCAAGGAGGACGTCGGTGGCCTTCTGGATACACTTGAAGAACTGATCGTCCTCAGTACGGCCCTGAGCGGCCTTCTTATCGGGGTGGTGCTTGAGGACCTTCTTGCGGtgagccttcttgatctggtccTCAGTAGCCTTCCATCGGTACTTGGAGAGACCGAGAATCTTGTAGTGGTCCTGGGTCTAGATTACGCTTGTTAGTATGGAATATTGTCTCGAATCATTGTAAATACACACCTTCCAGTCCTTGGCCTCGCGCTGGAGCATCATAGGATCCTCAGGCTCGCTCTCATCGCTGACGTCGCCATCCTCGACGTTCTTGGTGCTCTCCTGAGCCTGGATACGGTCATCCTCAGAGAAAGTGCGCTTGTGGCGGGCACGGCGAGCGTGGGCGAGGAAGTGAGGTCCAACGGGCTCGATGGTTCGCTGAGTAGCCTCAGTGAGCTTGCCGATGGCCTTGAAGTCCTTTTCGGCAGCCCAGCCGCTCGGAAGGGCGGGAAGGGGGATGGTCACAGTAGCCACGGAAGCCATTATGTGATGTGTGgattggtggtgatggagagagggagaaaaaATCCCGACGTTTTTTTTGGCTGTAATAATTTTTTTCAATGGCGCACTTGATCGAGTTCCCCCACCATGGACGGCTTTAACTCATTGGCGGGGTAAAGGTTCCAGTGGACGATCGGACACTTCTTACAGTGGGATGGTGCTCTAGAATGCCCTACCACAGCGTTTTCATGTGTCCGGATCTGCCTGAGTATTCCCGGCTCAGTGATCGGGCTCTCCCGGTACAGTAACCCGCTGAACCGCCCGGCCACTGAGACCATCCAATCCAGTTGAACTTGAACTGGACTTTTTTTATGTTCGATTTCCAAGCAGTTTCAACTCGACCACGACAGCCCCAGCACGATAGCCACGACCTCCTGTTGCGCCAGTCCTTCCTTTCAGTTCGAAGACTTTTTATTCGCTAGAATTATCAGATTTCAAAATGGCCACCGCTCCAGCTCCCGCTCTCAATGCTTACCGACACCTAATGCGCGCGGCGCGAATCGCTTTCCAAGGTACGAGATCGTTCCGGAACCGAACTTCGCATGCAGCGGATGTCATCTTCGAGTCTGCTCGCTCCTATGGGCTATGCTGACTGTCCAATTTACTGCAGGCGACGCCCCTATCCTCTCTGCCGCCCAGCTTCAGATCCGCAACGAATTCCGCCAGAAAGCCTCGGTCGATGCTGCCGATGCTTCTGCAGCGATTAAGCATGCCGAAGAGGTAGCAAAGGTCCTTCGTCAGAACGTTGTCCAGGGTCAAAGAACAGAGGAGGGCAAAGACACCTTCAGTGAGTTCAGACTGGTTGGAAGAGGGCGAAAACGGAAGCTAATAACATTTACAGAGCTCAGAATACACGAAGATATTGAGCGAGGCGATAATGAGTCTATCAAGACAGCTGGAAAGGGCACAGTTGGAGGTGGCTGCTGCGGTGGTGGTAAAAAATGAGAGGAGACTACCTATTAGTCCCATTGTACAATTTGTAACATTATCTGACTATCATGATACCCTCCAGGAATGAAATGCACCAAAATGATCATCACTCTAGAATAGCTCTTTGCTTCCCTTCTATTCCTGTTTCTCACGTAATCTGCAACTTCCATGATCAATTGTCCTTTTCGCTAATGAAGACCACCCTATCCATGATGTCCTTTTCCCGACGCCAAACTCCAAAAGGCATGGTTTTCTACCTTGTGATGAACATAAAACAAGTCGTTACTTCATTTAGTCTCCGGTAAGAG
Proteins encoded in this window:
- a CDS encoding probable zuotin codes for the protein MASVATVTIPLPALPSGWAAEKDFKAIGKLTEATQRTIEPVGPHFLAHARRARHKRTFSEDDRIQAQESTKNVEDGDVSDESEPEDPMMLQREAKDWKTQDHYKILGLSKYRWKATEDQIKKAHRKKVLKHHPDKKAAQGRTEDDQFFKCIQKATDVLLDPIKRRQFDSVDEEADVEPPTKKQLQKTDYYKAWSKVFKSEARFSKTHPVPSFGSADATKEQVEEFYNFWYNFDSWRTFEYLDEDVPDDNENRDQKRHQERKNTNARKKKKADDNARLRKLLDDASAGDERIKRFRQEANAAKNKKRFEREAAEKKAKEDAEAAKLAEEKARQEAEAAAKADRESSKKAKEAAKNAVKKNKRVLKGSVKDANYFAAGEPTPADIDSVLGDVETIQGKIDPDEIAALAGKLNGLKVADEIKAVWAGETKRLVEAGKLKEGDVKVLA
- a CDS encoding probable Mitochondrial zinc maintenance protein 1, mitochondrial gives rise to the protein MATAPAPALNAYRHLMRAARIAFQGDAPILSAAQLQIRNEFRQKASVDAADASAAIKHAEEVAKVLRQNVVQGQRTEEGKDTFKLRIHEDIERGDNESIKTAGKGTVGGGCCGGGKK